The genomic DNA GCTCACCATGTACGACTACCGTGTGCGTCTCGGGTATCAGGTCGCCCAGGACGTGCGGGCACATTTCCGTGAGCTCGTCTATCGCACGACCATTCCGAGGAACGTCCGCCTGAGCGAGAGTCCGAGCCACGGCCAGCATATCTTCGCCTACGATCCCCGGTCCAAGGGGGCGGAATGCTACCTGTCCCTCGCAAAGGAGTTCCTACTTCGCCAGAGGAGGCCGTCATGAAAGGAAAAGGAGGACTGGGGCGGGGGATCGGTTCCCTTCTTACCCAGGAGGCCATCTACGACGTCGAGAGCCCCGGCTATTTTCTCTGCCCGATCGACAGGATCAGGCCTAATCCTCATCAGCCCCGGAGGAGCATGGGGGAAGAGGCGCTCGCCTCCCTTGCCAGGTCCATTCGGGAAAAAGGGGTGCTTCAGCCCCTTGTCGTATGCGAGGAAGATGGAGCCTATACGATCATCGCAGGGGAGAGGCGGTGGCGTGCGGCCAGGGAGGTCGGACTCAAGACCGTCCCTGTGGTCATCAAGGATGTAAGTCCTAGCGAGGTCATCGAACTCGCCCTTATCGAAAACATCCAGCGTGAGGACCTGAACCCCATCGAGGAGGCCCTGGCGTATCGTCGGCTCCTTGATGAGCATGGACTAACCCATGCAGAGCTTGCAAAACGCGTTGGACGGGACCGGTCCTCGATCACGAATTTTCTCCGTCTCCTCCAGCTTCCTGAGCCCATCCAACAGGATGTCCTCGACGGGCGGCTCACCATGGGGCACGCCCGAACCCTTCTTATGTTGGACACACCTGAAGCCATGGCCGCCCTACGGGACCGAATCGTGCGTTCCGGTCTCTCCGTCCGTCAGGCCGAGGCATGGGCGCGTCGCCTTGCCTCAGGAAGCACGCCTTCTGCAACAAAGGACTCGGACCCTGATGTCCGCAGGATCTCGGAGGACCTTGCCCGTGCCACGGGCCTGAAGGTCAGGGTCCGTCCCGGAAAAAGGGGCGGACGGATAGAGCTTCTGTATCGCAACCAGGAGGAAATGGAGCGGATCGTGCGTCTTCTCGGCGGATGACCATAGGGCCGGATGTGGGCATGAACGCACGAAATGCAGTCGGTGGATTTGCGGTTCTTGTCGCCATTTACGACTTTTACGATCAGTATGCGATCAGGTTCCCATCGGCCTGTGCCCCGGGATGTTCGACCTGTTGCACATGGAACGTGACAGCGACGAGCCTCGAGGCCGATTATCTCCTTGAGATACTGGACGCGGATGCCAGAAGGCGGATCGCGCAGGCCCTGCCAAGGCCGGGTGAGCCTGTCTGGTACCGCCCGACAGTCACCATCAACGAAACTGCTGCCTGTTTTCTGGCCATGAGGGATCCCCCGGAGGACAGGGGCATTCATACCAAGGGAAGGTGCCTTTTTCTTGATGACCACGGTCTCTGCAAGGTATACGCGCGACGTCCTTTCGCATGCAGGGCTATGAGTTCGTGCAACCGGTGCGAAGAGAGGGGCGAGGCGCTCATGGACCCATTTCTCCTGTCTGTCAACCTTGCCGTGTACCAGATTATTGAGGACCTGGACACGGGTGGCTGTACAGGAAACCTAATCGATCTCCTCGTGAAGGAGCCCTCTCCCGGAGATATGCAGAAGCCATGGCTCATCGAGAATAGGCCCCTTCCAGGCTTTATTGTGGAACCGGCATATGCAAGGGGCTTCTCTGCCTTTCTCACCGCTCTTCGGGAGGCGACCGGCCTGAGGTACGAAGAGAAGAAGGGCGATAGCGGACGATGAAAAGATCCCTGCTTCCTCTGACCTCACGGACTTGTCGGTCCTTTTCCCCATTGATATAGTCCGACCCTACCTCACGCGGAGGCCGACGCAATGCTTGAACGATACAGTAGGCCGGAGATGAAGGCCTTGTGGAGCCAGGAAACCCGGCTTAGGACATGGCTCGAGGTGGAGATCCTTGCCGCCGAGGCGTGGTCCGAGTTGGGAATGATCCCGGTCGAGGCCGCACGGGACATTCGTGAAAAGGCCGCTTTCGACTTGGCCCGCGTGGAGGAGATCGAGCAGGAGACACGCCACGACGTCATCGCCTTTCTCACGAATGTTGCCGAGTTCGTGGGCCCGTCGGCCCGCTATCTCCACTGGGGCCTCACCTCCTCGGACATGCTGGACACGGCCCAGGCGGTCATTTTCGTCCGCGCCCTCAACATTATCCTCCAGGATGTGGACGGGCTCATGGAGGTCATAAGAAAAAGGGCCTACGAGCACAAGAATACGGTCATGATCGGACGATCCCACGGGATCCACGCCGAGCCCATCACCTTTGGGCTCAAGCTTGCCCTCTGGTACGACGAGTTGGCGAGGAACAGGAGGCGACTCCTGGCGGCCAAGGAAAACATCGCCTACGGAAAGATCTCAGGGGCGGTCGGGACCTTTGCCCACATCGATCCCCGGATCGAGGAGTACGTCTGCGAGCGCCTGGGCCTCAAGCCCGCCCCGATCTCGAATCAGGTGATCCAGCGGGACAGGTACGCCGAGGTCTTCTGCGCCCTTGCCATCCTCGCTGGCACTGTTGAGAAGATCGCCATCGAGATCCGTCATCTTCAGAGGACCGAGGTCCTTGAGGCCGAGGAGTATTTCAGCGCCGGCCAGAAGGGCTCGTCTGCCATGCCCCACAAGCGGAATCCGATCCTTTCCGAGAATTTGACAGGGCTGGCAAGGATGGTCCGCGCGTATGCGGTTCCGGCCCTTGAAGACATCGCCCTCTGGCACGAAAGGGACATCAGTCATTCCTCGGTCGAGCGGTTCATCTGCCCGGACGCCTTCATTACGGCAGATTTCATGCTCGCCCGGCTCACCCAGCTTCTTGATCGGCTTCTCGTATATCCCGAGCGGATGCGTAGGAATCTCGATCTCCTGAAGGGGCTCATCTTTTCACAGGACGTCCTTTTGGCCCTTACGCAAAAGGGGTTAGGGCGCGAAAAGGCCTACAGGATCGTTCAGAAGGCGGCCATGAAGGTCTGGGAGGGAAAGGGCGAATTCAAGTCCCTTCTCCTTGCGGATGAAGAACTTTCCCAATATCTCACGCATGATGAGGTCGCTTCCATATTTGATTTGAGCCACCATCTCCGGCATGTAGATACCATCTTCCAGAGGGTATTCGGGAGGAAAGAGGCTTGAGCAAAGATTGGGAACGCCTGCTGGAGATCATCGTCCGCAACTCTTACCGCGAGGGGACATTCACCCTCACATCCGGAAGGCAGAGCGACTTCTACATAGACTGCAAGGAGACCACCCTTTCTGCTGAGGGGGCCTATCTGTGCGGCAGGCTCCTTCTTGATCGGATACGTCCATTTCTTGAAGAGATTCGGGGTGTTGGAGGCATGACCCTCGGGGCCGACCCCCTTGTGACAGCGGTCTCGGTCGTGAGTTTCATCGAGGGGTCCCCTCTTCCCGCCTTCATCATTCGGAAAGAGAAAAAAGGGCATGGAACCGGGTCCTGGATCGAGGGAAAAAGAAACATTCCCAAGGGTAGCACGGTTGCCCTCCTCGAAGACGTGGTGACTACAGGCGGCACCCTCCTTAAGGCAGCAGAAAGGACCCGGGAAGAGGGCTATCGCGTCGGTCCGGTCCTCGCAGTAGTGGATAGGGAGGAGGGCGGTCGCGAGGCCCTGGAGGCCTGCGGCCTCTCGTTAACGGCCCTTTTTACAAGGCGGGATATCCAAAAGGGGGTCTCGAAAAATGGTCCTTTCGCCCGATGACCGCCGTAACCGAAGGCTGAGGAGAATTTTTGGACCATGAGTCGGGTCGTCTCTGAGATATCGCCCTTGGAATAGGATCGGGCGAGTTCCTGCGCGAGAACGAGAAAAGAAAGCCCTCCGGCAGAAGCCGCACCGTTTACGACCATATCCCCGGAACACCTGCTCCGCACGAGGGGCAATGCCCGTCCTTCAGGTTGTTTTTGAGGATACGGAATCCGTGACGGGAGATGACCATGGTGCCACATGAAGGGCAGAATGTGTTTTCTCCCCCCTCGCCCGGGATGTTTCCCTCGTAAACGAATCTGAGTCCTTGGGCAAGGCCGATGTCCCGGGCCATGCGAAGGGTTGAGGCAGGAGTC from Deltaproteobacteria bacterium includes the following:
- the pyrE gene encoding orotate phosphoribosyltransferase; translation: MSKDWERLLEIIVRNSYREGTFTLTSGRQSDFYIDCKETTLSAEGAYLCGRLLLDRIRPFLEEIRGVGGMTLGADPLVTAVSVVSFIEGSPLPAFIIRKEKKGHGTGSWIEGKRNIPKGSTVALLEDVVTTGGTLLKAAERTREEGYRVGPVLAVVDREEGGREALEACGLSLTALFTRRDIQKGVSKNGPFAR
- a CDS encoding ParB/RepB/Spo0J family partition protein — encoded protein: MKGKGGLGRGIGSLLTQEAIYDVESPGYFLCPIDRIRPNPHQPRRSMGEEALASLARSIREKGVLQPLVVCEEDGAYTIIAGERRWRAAREVGLKTVPVVIKDVSPSEVIELALIENIQREDLNPIEEALAYRRLLDEHGLTHAELAKRVGRDRSSITNFLRLLQLPEPIQQDVLDGRLTMGHARTLLMLDTPEAMAALRDRIVRSGLSVRQAEAWARRLASGSTPSATKDSDPDVRRISEDLARATGLKVRVRPGKRGGRIELLYRNQEEMERIVRLLGG
- the purB gene encoding adenylosuccinate lyase, which gives rise to MLERYSRPEMKALWSQETRLRTWLEVEILAAEAWSELGMIPVEAARDIREKAAFDLARVEEIEQETRHDVIAFLTNVAEFVGPSARYLHWGLTSSDMLDTAQAVIFVRALNIILQDVDGLMEVIRKRAYEHKNTVMIGRSHGIHAEPITFGLKLALWYDELARNRRRLLAAKENIAYGKISGAVGTFAHIDPRIEEYVCERLGLKPAPISNQVIQRDRYAEVFCALAILAGTVEKIAIEIRHLQRTEVLEAEEYFSAGQKGSSAMPHKRNPILSENLTGLARMVRAYAVPALEDIALWHERDISHSSVERFICPDAFITADFMLARLTQLLDRLLVYPERMRRNLDLLKGLIFSQDVLLALTQKGLGREKAYRIVQKAAMKVWEGKGEFKSLLLADEELSQYLTHDEVASIFDLSHHLRHVDTIFQRVFGRKEA
- a CDS encoding YkgJ family cysteine cluster protein translates to MNARNAVGGFAVLVAIYDFYDQYAIRFPSACAPGCSTCCTWNVTATSLEADYLLEILDADARRRIAQALPRPGEPVWYRPTVTINETAACFLAMRDPPEDRGIHTKGRCLFLDDHGLCKVYARRPFACRAMSSCNRCEERGEALMDPFLLSVNLAVYQIIEDLDTGGCTGNLIDLLVKEPSPGDMQKPWLIENRPLPGFIVEPAYARGFSAFLTALREATGLRYEEKKGDSGR